From Erigeron canadensis isolate Cc75 chromosome 8, C_canadensis_v1, whole genome shotgun sequence, one genomic window encodes:
- the LOC122610590 gene encoding glutamate receptor 2.9-like → MKVSSNLLCLFGTLAFVISFVHANHNNALSCPNSQHLVGAIGGVIEQSSRVGREQKIAMEMAVNNFCRMNNDTCSCPILYLKDSQGNPARSVYEVMDLMEGKEVQAIIGAISPQEAILAAEFDKSTKNIPIISLTPTAIPSLPQSAALSSFVQMSHDIGIHMQCIAAILGHFGWRKVTPIYEDHGTFSSSPGLLMHLSDALHLVDSTIERHLTFPPLHSLSNPSSFIEEELKRFKMKENRVFILLKSSLRSCILLFEKAKQLGMMEKGYVWIISDDISSLFDSVDPTVLLSMQGVVGFKTKVVETSESFKNFKFQFRKKFRTRYPNEDEYSNPSIYALRTYDATLAVAKAIQVSKGSGSSMKLLKNITLTEFDGVSGSISFKDGKFAQLPTFSIINVIGKSYSEINFWSPKFGFSNDMHGNRAAGLDSIIWPGGTQQTPTGQVARNEGNPLKIGVPAKGAFKQFVNVSYAADKNETYVTGFSIQVFIAAVKQLPYSLSYVFIPYYGSYDEMVGEVHNKTLDAVVGDTEIMADRYEYAQFSQPYMESGLVMVVPLKQESMKEGFIFLYAFTTKMWIVLLAMTIGTVSVVWFNEHVHGSEDFKASSALDCFSKMLWFSVAVLSLAHRELIKNNLSRLVLATWFCVNVIVAACFTATLSSIMTVSRFQPSVSLQSNDVVGCNGNSFIVRYLVNVLHFSPENIRHINSMDDYDDAFKKGEIAAAFFVTPHANVFIAKYCHSYEKTGRTHKLGGFGFVFRKGSTLVEDISEAILKVTQNGEIDALEGNMLKSFSNCSQLIQESDGYGRLGPATFCGMFMISGGISALVFLTTLGRLIAENQDWIWKLTLSNLMKRRVGKWVTMLLHNRYPNPGVELQ, encoded by the exons ATGAAAGTGTCTAGCAATTTGCTCTGTCTCTTTGGCACTTTAGCTTTTGTAATAAGTTTTGTGCATGCAAATCACAACAATGCACTAAGTTGTCCAAATAGCCAACATTTGGTTGGAGCAATTGGTGGTGTTATCGAACAAAGCTCTCGTGTTGGAAGAGAACAAAAGATAGCCATGGAGATGGCTGTCAATAACTTTTGCAGAATGAATAATGATACTTGTTCTTGCCCCATTTTGTACCTCAAGGATTCTCAGGGAAACCCGGCTCGTTCAGTTTATGAAG TAATGGACCTTATGGAGGGCAAAGAAGTTCAAGCAATAATTGGAGCAATTAGTCCTCAAGAAGCTATTTTAGCTGCTGAATTTGATAAGTCTACCAAGAACATTCCAATCATTTCTCTAACCCCAACAGCCATACCTTCACTTCCACAATCAGCAGCACTGTCATCTTTTGTTCAAATGAGTCATGATATCGGAATCCATATGCAATGTATTGCCGCCATACTTGGCCACTTTGGTTGGAGAAAAGTCACACCAATTTATGAAGATCACGGCACATTTAGCTCCAGTCCTGGTCTCTTAATGCATCTCTCTGATGCACTCCACTTAGTCGATTCAACCATTGAACGCCACTTAACATTCCCTCCTTTGCATTCTTTATCAAACCCAAGCAGCTTCATTGAAGAAGAGCTAAAACGGTTCAAGATGAAGGAAAATAGGGTCTTCATTCTGTTAAAATCATCTCTAAGATCATGTATCCTACTATTTGAGAAAGCAAAGCAATTGGGCATGATGGAAAAGGGATATGTATGGATCATATCTGATGATATATCGAGCCTTTTTGATTCAGTTGACCCAACTGTTTTATTGAGCATGCAAGGTGTGGTGGGATTCAAAACTAAAGTAGTAGAAACCAGCGAGTCttttaaaaacttcaaatttcAGTTTCGAAAAAAGTTTAGAACCAGATATCCAAATGAAGACGAGTATTCGAACCCTAGTATCTATGCACTGCGCACTTATGATGCAACATTGGCTGTTGCTAAGGCGATTCAAGTTTCAAAAGGATCGGGTTCATCAATGAAGTTACTAAAAAACATTACACTTACTGAATTTGATGGTGTTAGCGGCTCTATAAGCTTTAAAGATGGAAAATTTGCTCAACTTCCAACCTTTAGCATAATTAATGTAATTGGTAAAAGCTACAGTGAGATTAACTTTTGGTCCCCAAAGTTCGGGTTCTCAAATGATATGCATGGAAACAGAGCTGCGGGCCTGGATTCGATAATTTGGCCTGGTGGAACTCAACAAACTCCAACTGGTCAAGTGGCAAGAAATGAAGGGAACCCACTGAAGATAGGAGTGCCAGCAAAAGGGGCATTCAAACAATTTGTCAACGTGAGTTATGCAGCAGACAAGAATGAAACCTATGTGACTGGTTTTTCGATACAAGTTTTTATTGCGGCTGTGAAGCAGCTCCCTTATTCATTGTCTTATGTCTTCATACCATACTATGGCTCATATGACGAGATGGTTGGTGAAGTTCATAACAAG ACTCTGGATGCGGTTGTTGGTGATACAGAAATAATGGCAGATCGGTATGAGTATGCTCAGTTTTCTCAACCTTACATGGAGTCAGGATTAGTCATGGTGGTACCCCTAAAACAAGAAAGCATGAAGGAAGGGTTTATCTTCCTCTATGCCTTCACAACAAAAATGTGGATTGTATTATTGGCAATGACAATAGGCACAGTTTCAGTTGTCTGGTTTAACGAACACGTACACGGGAGCGAAGACTTTAAGGCTTCATCTGCGTTGGATTGTTTTAGCAAGATGCTTTGGTTCTCAGTTGCAGTTTTGTCATTGGCACATA GGGAATTGATTAAAAACAATCTGTCTCGGTTGGTGCTGGCTACATGGTTTTGTGTAAATGTGATTGTTGCTGCCTGTTTCACTGCTACACTATCTTCAATTATGACGGTTTCAAGATTTCAACCGTCAGTATCTCTTCAAAGTAATGATGTGGTTGGGTGCAATGGAAATTCTTTCATTGTTCGATATTTGGTGAATGTTTTGCATTTTAGTCCCGAGAACATTAGGCATATTAATTCCATGGATGATTACGACGATGCATTCAAGAAGGGAGAGATAGCAGCGGCTTTCTTTGTAACTCCACATGCCAATGTCTTTATTGCAAAGTATTGCCACAGCTATGAAAAGACTGGACGGACTCACAAACTTGGCGGTTTTGGTTTC GTGTTTCGGAAGGGATCAACATTGGTGGAAGATATTTCTGAGGCAATTCTAAAAGTAACACAAAATGGAGAGATAGATGCTTTAGAGGGAAACATGCTTAAATCCTTTTCTAACTGTTCTCAACTAATTCAAGAATCCGATGGTTATGGACGTCTAGGCCCTGCGACGTTCTGCGGTATGTTCATGATTTCAGGTGGCATTTCTGCACTTGTGTTCCTCACCACATTGGGTCGTCTAATAGCCGAAAATCAAGACTGGATTTGGAAATTGACACTATCAAATCTCATGAAGAGAAGAGTCGGGAAATGGGTGACAATGCTACTCCATAACAGATATCCTAATCCTGGCGTAGAGTTGCAATGA